In a single window of the Drosophila albomicans strain 15112-1751.03 chromosome 3, ASM965048v2, whole genome shotgun sequence genome:
- the LOC117567416 gene encoding proteasome subunit alpha type-5: MFMTRSEYDRGVNTFSPEGRLFQVEYAIEAIKLGSTAIGICTNDSVVLAVEKRITSPLMVPKTVEKIVKVDEHIGCATSGLMADARTLIERARVECQNHWFVYNEAMTVESCAQAVSTLAIQFGDSGDSDGASAMSRPFGVAILFAGIEEGKPQLWHMDPSGTYIRYCAKAIGSGSEGAQQNLQDKYTPEMTVKDAIDLCLNTLKQVMEEKLNETNVELMTMTLEKKEFTMLGEEEVKKLIEELA, encoded by the exons ATGTTTATGACACGCTCTGAATACGATCGCGGTGTAAACACCTTCTCACCCGAGGGCCGCCTCTTCCAGGTGGAGTACGCCATTGAAGCAATCAAACTTGGCTCCACTGCCATCGGCATTTGCACAAACGATA GTGTTGTCTTGGCTGTGGAAAAGCGCATCACATCGCCGCTGATGGTGCCAAAGACGGTCGAGAAGATTGTCAAAGTAGATGAGCATATTGGCTGCGCCACCTCGGGTCTGATGGCCGATGCACGCACATTGATTGAGCGTGCACGCGTTGAATGCCAGAATCATTGGTTCGTCTACAACGAGGCCATGACTGTGGAGTCTTGTGCCCAGGCTGTTTCCACCTTGGCCATACAGTTTGGTGATAGCGGCGACAGTGATGGCGCCTCTGCCATGAGTCGGCCCTTCGGTGTGGCCATTCTCTTTGCCGGCATTGAGGAGGGCAAACCCCAGCTGTGGCACATGGATCCCTCGGGCACCTACATTCGCTACTGCGCCAAGGCAATTGGCTCGGGCAGTGAGGGCGCTCAACAGAACTTGCAGGACAAATACACACCCGAGATGACTGTGAAGGATGCCATTGATCTGTGCTTAAACACCCTCAAGCAGGTCATGGAGGAGAAGCTGAATGAGACCAATGTTGAACTGATGACCATGACATTGGAGAAGAAAGAATTCACCATGCTTGGCGAGGAAGAGGTGAAGAAACTGATTGAGGAACTGGCGTAA
- the LOC117567415 gene encoding zinc finger protein 512B: protein MRMFVIPCLAVCLAMAHCAAIDDKAAAPAAAAAAAEESKNVEKRGLHLGDYHGHHHHEHIKTVTIEKKVPVPYTVTKHVPYTVEKKIPYEVKVDVPQPYIVEKKYPVVVKEYVKVPVHVPKPYIVEKKVPYEVKVPVDKPYEVKVPVPEPYEVIKKIPYEVKVPVPQPYEVIKKVPHEVKVEVPVPKPYEVIKKVPYEVKVEVEKPYPVEVEKPYDVEVEKPYTVVVEKKVPYEVKVPVDKPYKVEVEKPYPVHVKIPVPQPYTVEKKVPYTVEKPVPYEVKVPIEKPIPVYTEVKVPIHKEIPVPEKYHVEVPIFKHHEHHEEHHDYHHGHHSHHGHY, encoded by the exons ATGCGAATG TTCGTAATTCCTTGTCTCGCCGTGTGCTTGGCAATGGCCCATTGTGCTGCCATCGATGATAAAGCCGCCGCtccagctgccgctgccgctgccgctgaaGAGAGCAAGAACGTGGAGAAGCGTGGTCTCCATCTGGGCGACTATCATGGTCACCATCACCATGAGCACATCAAGACCGTAACCATTGAGAAGAAAGTGCCAGTGCCCTACACAGTGACCAAACATGTGCCCTACACCGTCGAGAAGAAGATCCCCTATGAGGTGAAAGTGGATGTGCCCCAACCCTACATTGTGGAGAAGAAATATCCGGTGGTTGTGAAGGAATACGTCAAAGTGCCCGTCCATGTGCCCAAACCCTACATTGTGGAGAAGAAAGTTCCATATGAAGTGAAGGTGCCCGTCGATAAGCCATACGAGGTGAAAGTGCCCGTCCCAGAACCATATGAGGTCATCAAGAAAATCCCCTATGAGGTCAAGGTGCCCGTGCCACAGCCCTACGAAGTGATCAAGAAGGTGCCACATGAGGTTAAGGTGGAAGTTCCCGTGCCCAAGCCCTACGAAGTGATCAAGAAGGTGCCCTATGAGGTCAAGGTTGAGGTGGAGAAACCCTATCCCGTTGAGGTCGAGAAACCCTACGATGTGGAGGTCGAGAAACCATACACGGTCGTTGTCGAAAAGAAGGTGCCCTATGAGGTGAAAGTGCCCGTCGACAAGCCCTACAAGGTGGAGGTAGAGAAACCATATCCCGTGCACGTCAAGATTCCCGTGCCACAACCCTACACCGTGGAGAAGAAGGTGCCCTACACCGTCGAGAAGCCAGTGCCCTATGAGGTTAAGGTGCCCATCGAGAAGCCCATTCCCGTCTACACCGAGGTGAAGGTGCCCATTCACAAAGAGATTCCCGTGCCGGAGAAATACCATGTTGAGGTGCCAATCTTCAAGCATCACGAACACCACGAAGAACATCACGATTACCACCATGGTCATCATTCCCACCACGGACACTACTAa
- the LOC117567542 gene encoding facilitated trehalose transporter Tret1 isoform X2 gives MKILMRADTHVSFSVPVDEPKAKCTYSQVLAALSVSMGSLVVGFASSYTSPALVSMTNPNITSFTVTPQAASWVGGIMPLAGLMGGIAGGPFIEYLGRRNTILATAVPFIISWLLIACAVNVAMVLCGRFLAGFCVGIASLSLPVYLGETVQPEVRGTLGLLPTAFGNIGILVGFVAGTYMDWSMLAFLGSALPVPFLLLMFLIPETPRWYVSRGREERARKALIWLRGKEADVEPELKGLMRSQADADRQATQNTMLELLKRSNLKPLSISLGLMFFQQLSGINAVIFYTVQIFKDAGSTIDGNLCTIIVGIVNFIATFIATLLIDRAGRKILLYVSNVAMILTLFVLGGFFYCKSTGMDTSEFGWLPLSCFVVYILGFSLGFGPIPWLMMGEILPAKIRGSAASVATAFNWSCTFVVTKSFQDMIDFMGAHGAFWMFGAICFVGLFFVIIYVPETQGKSLEDIERKMMGRVRRMSSVANIKPLSFNM, from the exons ATGAAGATCCTGATGCGCGCGGACACTCATGTGTCCTTCTCGGTGCCCGTCGATGAGCCCAAAGCCAAGTGCACTTACTCCCAG GTGCTCGCTGCGTTGAGCGTCTCGATGGGCTCGCTGGTCGTGGGCTTTGCCAGCTCTTACACCTCGCCAGCTCTTGTCTCCATGACCAACCCCAATATCACCTCCTTTACGGTCACGCCGCAAGCG GCTTCTTGGGTGGGTGGAATTATGCCGCTGGCTGGCTTGATGGGCGGCATTGCGGGCGGTCCCTTCATCGAGTATCTGGGCAGACGCAACACCATTCTGGCCACCGCGGTGCCCTTCATCATCTCCTGGCTGCTCATCGCCTGTGCCGTCAATGTGGCCATGGTGCTCTGCGGTCGCTTCCTCGCCGGTTTCTGTGTGGGCATTGCTTCGCTGTCGTTGCCCGTCTATCTGGGTGAAACGGTGCAACCCGAGGTCCGAGGCACGTTGGGTTTGCTGCCCACGGCATTCGGTAACATTGGCATCCTTGTCGGCTTTGTTGCGGGCACCTATATGGATTGGTCAATGCTGGCGTTCTTGGGTTCCGCTCTTCCGGTTCCCTTCCTCCTGCTGATGTTCCTCATCCCGGAGACGCCGCGTTGGTATGTGAGCCGTGGACGCGAGGAGCGTGCACGCAAAGCGCTTATTTGGCTGCGTGGCAAGGAGGCCGATGTGGAGCCGGAGCTGAAGGGTTTGATGCGCTCCCAGGCGGATGCGGATCGTCAGGCGACGCAGAACACGATGTTGGAGCTGCTGAAGCGCAGCAATCTGAAACCGTTGTCCATCTCGTTGGGTCTGATGTTCTTCCAGCAGTTGAGCGGCATCAATGCGGTCATCTTCTATACGGTGCAAATCTTCAAGGATGCCGGCTCCACCATCGATGGCAATTTATGCACCATCATTGTGGGCATTGTCAACTTCATCGCCACGTTTATTGCCACTCTGCTGATCGATCGTGCCGGACGCAAA ATTTTGCTGTATGTGTCTAATGTGGCCATGATCCTGACACTGTTTGTGCTGGGCGGCTTCTTCTATTGCAAATCCACGGGCATGGACACCTCAGAATTCGGTTGGTTGCCGCTGAGCTGCTTTGTCGTCTATATACTTGGCTTCTCGCTGGGCTTTGGTCCCATTCCCTGGCTGATGATGGGCGAGATTCTGCCTGCCAAGATCCGAGGATCGGCGGCCAGTGTGGCCACCGCATTCAACTGGTCCTGCACATTCGTGGTGACCAAGTCCTTCCAGGATATGATAG ATTTTATGGGCGCTCATGGCGCTTTCTGGATGTTCGGCGCCATCTGCTTCGTTGGCCTGTTCTTTGTGATAATCTATGTGCCCGAAACGCAAGGCAAAAGCCTGGAGGACATTGAGCGCAAGATGATGGGACGTGTCCGACGCATGTCGTCGGTGGCCAACATCAAGCCGCTGTCCTTCAACATGTAA
- the LOC117567542 gene encoding facilitated trehalose transporter Tret1 isoform X1 produces the protein MSGRDNRGASGGGGGGGGGSGSGGGHHHHHQPLSSAMGKLKEKLTRAGEELGYHRVESNLSTSNTGTSLDTILPEDPFPFPQAAPQRHPQQQQQQQQPQQQQHQQLRLLHDVDDETPLSFRPLVDDDDINEPPQLQTHTQQSQQQQYQQQQQQQQQSQRGTLRGSGSLELTPLPPPPTSLEPHRDRQQRGGEELQRSKQSLKGSRVSFEKQGSKPTSAAAAAAESSDEDSFEDKRIGFQQQKATSVDHKGILKDLKHILASDNRRQFQAKKHVSLDIKGTRFLEDLLKDSSSEEEFHKTRREFQGRKHQSLDPRVTFKLDKVLQGSSTDSDEEGDDAEHKRLIHRPKDITKPVIIDLKDLDTESDEDFLSSRQNFQQQRSISTDSRKSRRLYEMDDMGNKRGDNIRHAVPFVRQITEDGKPKLEVYRPTTNPIFIWTQVLAALSVSMGSLVVGFASSYTSPALVSMTNPNITSFTVTPQAASWVGGIMPLAGLMGGIAGGPFIEYLGRRNTILATAVPFIISWLLIACAVNVAMVLCGRFLAGFCVGIASLSLPVYLGETVQPEVRGTLGLLPTAFGNIGILVGFVAGTYMDWSMLAFLGSALPVPFLLLMFLIPETPRWYVSRGREERARKALIWLRGKEADVEPELKGLMRSQADADRQATQNTMLELLKRSNLKPLSISLGLMFFQQLSGINAVIFYTVQIFKDAGSTIDGNLCTIIVGIVNFIATFIATLLIDRAGRKILLYVSNVAMILTLFVLGGFFYCKSTGMDTSEFGWLPLSCFVVYILGFSLGFGPIPWLMMGEILPAKIRGSAASVATAFNWSCTFVVTKSFQDMIDFMGAHGAFWMFGAICFVGLFFVIIYVPETQGKSLEDIERKMMGRVRRMSSVANIKPLSFNM, from the exons ATGAGTGGACGTGACAATCGAGGCgccagcggcggcggcggcggaggaggaggaggaagtgGCAGTGGTGGGGgacaccatcatcatcatcagccgCTGAGCAGCGCCATGGGCAAGCTTAAGGAAAAACTAACAAGAGCAGGT GAGGAGCTGGGCTATCATCGTGTGGAGAGCAATCTGTCAACATCGAATACGGGCACAAGTCTCGACACAATACTGCCAGAGGATCCGTTTCCGTTCCCACAAGCGGCGCCACAGCGGcatccacagcaacaacaacagcagcagcaaccacagcaacagcaacaccaacagctgAGACTGTTGCACGACGTAGACGACGAGACGCCGCTATCTTTTCGTCCTTTGGTCGATGACGACGACATCAACGAGCCGCCACAGCTGCAGACGCATACACAGcaatcacagcagcaacaatatcaacaacaacaacagcaacagcagcaatcacaacGTGGCACATTgcgtggcagcggcagcttgGAATTGACACCGTTGCCGCCACCGCCAACATCGTTGGAGCCACATCGCGATCGCCAGCAACGCGGAGGCGAAGAGCTGCAACGCAGCAAGCAATCCCTTAAGGGATCACGTGTGTCCTTCGAGAAGCAGGGCAGCAAACCGACatcagcggcagctgcagcagccgaGAGCAGTGACGAGGATAGCTTCGAGGATAAGCGCATTGGCTTCCAGCAGCAGAAGGCGACGAGTGTCGATCACAAGGGCATTCTCAAGGACCTCAAGCACATCTTGGCCAGCGACAATCGTCGGCAGTTTCAGGCTAAAAAGCACGTTTCCCTCGACATCAAGGGCACTCGGTTTCTCGAGGATCTGCTCAAGGACTCGTCCTCCGAGGAGGAATTTCACAAAACACGTCGCGAGTTCCAGGGTCGCAAGCATCAGAGTCTCGATCCGCGTGTCACATTCAAGCTCGACAAAGTATTACAAGGCTCCAGCACCGACAGCGACGAGGAGGGCGACGACGCCGAGCACAAGCGTTTGATCCATCGGCCCAAGGACATTACGAAGCCCGTCATCATTGACCTGAAGGATCTGGATACCGAGAGTGACGAGGATTTCCTCAGCTCGCGACAGAACTTCCAGCAACAGCGCTCCATCAGCACAGATTCACGCAAGAG CCGGCGACTGTACGAGATGGACGACATGGGCAACAAGCGGGGCGACAACATCCGGCACGCGGTGCCATTTGTCCGTCAGATCACCGAGGATGGCAAACCCAAGCTCGAGGTCTACAGGCCCACCACGAATCCCATCTTTATTTGGACCCAG GTGCTCGCTGCGTTGAGCGTCTCGATGGGCTCGCTGGTCGTGGGCTTTGCCAGCTCTTACACCTCGCCAGCTCTTGTCTCCATGACCAACCCCAATATCACCTCCTTTACGGTCACGCCGCAAGCG GCTTCTTGGGTGGGTGGAATTATGCCGCTGGCTGGCTTGATGGGCGGCATTGCGGGCGGTCCCTTCATCGAGTATCTGGGCAGACGCAACACCATTCTGGCCACCGCGGTGCCCTTCATCATCTCCTGGCTGCTCATCGCCTGTGCCGTCAATGTGGCCATGGTGCTCTGCGGTCGCTTCCTCGCCGGTTTCTGTGTGGGCATTGCTTCGCTGTCGTTGCCCGTCTATCTGGGTGAAACGGTGCAACCCGAGGTCCGAGGCACGTTGGGTTTGCTGCCCACGGCATTCGGTAACATTGGCATCCTTGTCGGCTTTGTTGCGGGCACCTATATGGATTGGTCAATGCTGGCGTTCTTGGGTTCCGCTCTTCCGGTTCCCTTCCTCCTGCTGATGTTCCTCATCCCGGAGACGCCGCGTTGGTATGTGAGCCGTGGACGCGAGGAGCGTGCACGCAAAGCGCTTATTTGGCTGCGTGGCAAGGAGGCCGATGTGGAGCCGGAGCTGAAGGGTTTGATGCGCTCCCAGGCGGATGCGGATCGTCAGGCGACGCAGAACACGATGTTGGAGCTGCTGAAGCGCAGCAATCTGAAACCGTTGTCCATCTCGTTGGGTCTGATGTTCTTCCAGCAGTTGAGCGGCATCAATGCGGTCATCTTCTATACGGTGCAAATCTTCAAGGATGCCGGCTCCACCATCGATGGCAATTTATGCACCATCATTGTGGGCATTGTCAACTTCATCGCCACGTTTATTGCCACTCTGCTGATCGATCGTGCCGGACGCAAA ATTTTGCTGTATGTGTCTAATGTGGCCATGATCCTGACACTGTTTGTGCTGGGCGGCTTCTTCTATTGCAAATCCACGGGCATGGACACCTCAGAATTCGGTTGGTTGCCGCTGAGCTGCTTTGTCGTCTATATACTTGGCTTCTCGCTGGGCTTTGGTCCCATTCCCTGGCTGATGATGGGCGAGATTCTGCCTGCCAAGATCCGAGGATCGGCGGCCAGTGTGGCCACCGCATTCAACTGGTCCTGCACATTCGTGGTGACCAAGTCCTTCCAGGATATGATAG ATTTTATGGGCGCTCATGGCGCTTTCTGGATGTTCGGCGCCATCTGCTTCGTTGGCCTGTTCTTTGTGATAATCTATGTGCCCGAAACGCAAGGCAAAAGCCTGGAGGACATTGAGCGCAAGATGATGGGACGTGTCCGACGCATGTCGTCGGTGGCCAACATCAAGCCGCTGTCCTTCAACATGTAA